The following proteins are co-located in the Xiphophorus hellerii strain 12219 chromosome 2, Xiphophorus_hellerii-4.1, whole genome shotgun sequence genome:
- the LOC116735782 gene encoding transmembrane and coiled-coil domain protein 3-like, which yields MPGVSVSVRSLSEVEKYLSSRMDRNTEAGFLGLPLSMRRGSSYNNLDLDFNDGSPCQALVSEVHRSRSCLDNLQQKILKVTEQLKIEQAARDENVVEYLKLVNSVDKQQLGRIKQVFEKKNNKSSQNIAQMQKKLEQYHRKMKDSEVLQSPPSRPPLAKRSTIPRESPRQLRDMTSSGRHPTMDKIKTIGPGVSLSPPFFFSKPREFANLIRNKFGSADNIAQLKSNLDASSDGAGKGLSSSTSLVSKAKYPSDDECSSISADSNGNLGMGGAVAGQGQQPGGDGQGRLELCFEEVREMREVQSQLEEEMDEIKEQFKREYGILSQTLQEERYRYEHLEDQLNDLTELHQNEMANLKQELASIEERVAYQAQERARDIQEALESCQTRVSKLELQQQHQQQTVQLESPDARVLLGKSINIMLAIITVILVCVSTAAKFAAPLMKSRYHMVATLLCLCFLTVFWKNWDRLQYAIDRLLMAD from the exons GACCGGAACACAGAGGCCGGATTCCTCGGCCTGCCTCTATCGATGCGTCGGGGTTCTTCGTACAACAACCTGGATCTGGACTTCAACGACGGGAGCCCCTGCCAGGCTCTCGTCTCGGAGGTCCACCGGAGTCGCTCCTGCCTGGACAACCTCCAGCAGAAGATCCTGAAAGTCACGGAGCAGCTGAAGATCGAGCAGGCCGCCAGAGATGAGAACGTGGTGGAGTATCTAAAGCTGGTGAACAGCGTGGACAAGCAGCAGCTGGGGCGCATCAAGCAGGTGTTTGAGAAGAAGAACAACAAGTCGTCACAGAACATCGCGCAGATGCAGAAGAAGCTGGAGCAGTACCATCGAAAGATGAAGGACAGCGAGGTCCTTCAAAGCCCACCGTCCCGGCCGCCTTTGGCCAAACGCAGCACCATACCCAGGGAGTCACCTCGACAGCTGAGGGACATGACCAGCAGCGGGCGCCACCCGACCATGGACAAGATCAAAACCATCGGGCCCGGCGTTTCTCTCTCCCCTCCTTTCTTCTTCAGCAAGCCCAGGGAGTTTGCCAACCTCATCCGGAACAAATTTGGCAGCGCAGATAACATTGCTCAGCTCAAAAGCAACTTGGACGCGTCATCCGACGGCGCGGGGAAGGGGCTAAGCAGCAGCACGTCTTTGGTGAGCAAGGCCAAGTATCCCAGCGACGACGAATGCTCCTCAATTTCAGCAGACAGCAATGGGAACCTCGGCATGGGTGGAGCCGTGGCGGGGCAGGGGCAACAGCCGGGGGGAGACGGCCAGGGCAGGTTGGAGCTGTGCTTCGAGGAGGTGAGAGAGATGAGAGAGGTCCAGAGCCAgctggaggaagagatggatgagaTTAAAGAGCAGTTCAAGAGGGAGTACGGTATTCTGAGCCAAACACTACAAGAGGAGAGGTACAG GTATGAGCATCTGGAGGATCAGCTGAACGACCTGACAGAACTTCATCAAAACGAGATGGCAAATCTGAAGCAGGAGCTGGCCAGCATAGAGGAGCGGGTGGCTTACCAGGCCCAGGAAAGAGCCCGAGACATACAG GAAGCCCTGGAGTCGTGTCAGACTCGCGTCTCGAAGCtggagctccagcagcagcaccagcagcaaaCGGTGCAGCTCGAGAGCCCAGATGCTCGGGTCTTACTGGGGAAGAGCATTAACATCATGCTAGCCATCATCACCGTCATCCTGGTGTGCGTCTCCACCGCTGCCAAGTTCGCCGCTCCGCTGATGAAGAGCCGGTATCACATGGTTGCGACGCTGCTGTGCTTGTGCTTTCTGACCGTGTTCTGGAAGAACTGGGACCGTTTACAGTATGCCATAGACAGACTGCTGATGGCCGATTAA